Genomic DNA from Bacteroides zhangwenhongii:
CGTCGATCGGATCACCGAAAGCATTGAAGAAACGTCCAGCCAACTGCTCACTTACTTTCAATGTCGGTGATTTTCCGAGAAACACTACTTCGGCATTGGTCGGAATACCTTCCGTACCCTCAAATACCTGCAAAGTGACATCGTCACCGGCAATCTTAACCACCTGCGCCAGTTTACCATCCACAGTGGCAAGCTCGTCATACCCTACTCCCGTCGCTTTCAGCGAACAGGTAGCTTTGGTAATCTGAGTAATCTTGGTATATATCTTTTGAAAAGCTTTTGTTGCCATCTTTGATAATTAAAAATTATAAATTTAAGATTATGAATTGATACTTCTTTCGGCAATCAGTTCCTTCAGTTGTTGCCGGAATCCTTCATACTGCTCAGACTTGAACTTAGAATAGTTCATCTGCTTACAGATATTAATCATCTTCTTGAAGTAATCCATTACTTCGTTGAAGTTATCAAATTCAAACTCCGTATGACAGATGTCAATTACCATGTTCAGAATATCTTCCTGACGTTCCATCGGAGTTACCGCATCAATTTCGTCGAATGCATCCTGCTGCAGAATAACAAAGTCGATCAATTCCGATTTCCAGAAAATAACGTGATATTCTACCGGTACACCGTCGTCACCAAGAATATTGATCTGCTCGGCAATCTCTTTACCACGCTGCAAACGTGTTTTCAGTTCATTGACCTTACCAATCCATTCACCGTTGATGTGCTCTTTGATGTATGCTTCAAATTCCGGATATTCGATATATTTAGAATAAGAATCGATCGGATTCACAGCCGGATAACGTTTCTTATCGGCACGGTCCTGTTCCAAAGCATAGAAACAACGTGCTACTTTCTTCGTATTTTCAGTCACAGGCTCTTTCAAGTTACCACCGGCAGGAGATACCGTACCGATGAAAGTAATCGAACCTGTTTCGTCATTATTCAGTTTCACATATCCCGCACGACCGTAGAAGTTGGAGATGATAGCCGAAATATCCATCGGGAAAGCATCCGGACCAGGCAACTCCTCCATACGGTTGGACATCTCACGCAGAGCCTGCGCCCAACGGGAAGTAGAGTCAGCCATCAACAGAACCTTCAGCCCCATTGAACGATAATATTCCGCCAATGTCATTGCTGTATATACGGAAGCCTCGCGGGCAGCCACCGGCATATTGGAAGTATTAGCTATGATAATGGTACGTTCCATCAACTTACGTCCGGTATGCGGGTCAACCAGTTCCGGGAACTCCGTAAAGATTTCCACCACCTCATTGGCACGCTCACCACAAGCTGCAATAATTACGATATCCGCTTCCGCCTGTTTGGAAATGGCATGCTGAAGTACGGTCTTACCTGTACCGAAGGGTCCGGGGATAAAGCCTGTACCACCTTCCACAATCGGATTCAATGTATCGATTACACGTACCCCCGTCTCCAACAATTTGAAAGGACGCGGCTTTTCCTTATAGTTCGTCATGGCACGTTTCACCGGCCATCTCTGAATCATAGTAACAGGAATATCGTTTCCTTCCTCATCTGTCAAGACTGCAATCGTATCTTCTATCTTATAATCACCTTCCGGCATGATTGTTTTCACGGTAGCCGTTCCTTTCATCGTGAACGGAGCCATCATCTTCAACGGCTGAAAGTTCTCGTCCACCTGCCCCAGCCATGCGGAAGCCTGCACTTTATCGCCTGCATTTACCAACGGTACGAAGTGCCATACACGCTCTTTATCCAATGGATATGTATATTGTCCTCTTTTCAGGAAAACGCCATCCATTTTGTCAAGGTCATTTTGCAGACCGTCGTAGTTTTTCGATAACATACCCGGACCTAACGTCACTTCGAGCATGTGTCCTGTAAATTCGGCTTCGGCACCCACCTTCAGCCCACGTGTACTTTCAAACACCTGGACATATACATGTGAACCTACAACCTTAATCACCTCCGCCATCAACTTATCGCCACCGGTCGAGATATAACAAATCTCATTCTGAGCTACCGGTCCGTCAACGACGAGGGTCACCATGTTGGCAATAACGCCACTAACAGTTCCTTTTGTTGCCATATATTTTTAATAATTTATTATCTGAATTCTGCAGGAATCTGCACTTCGTTCTTTAGTGATTCGATGATACTCCTGAACAATTGATTTCCTCTTTCCTTATCCAATGAAATCCACCGTTCAATCATTTCCAGCTTTAACAAGAAAGCGAAAATACGTTCAATGGTGAAATAATCGAAGAAGATAGTATCTTCCATCCAGTTCCACCGCAGAGCGTCGAGCTTCTTCTCACGTTCCACCAATTCTGTAATCTCACTGATCTTCACCAACGACTCAAAAACATCCACCTCACCGGACAGTCCGAAATCACGGGCGCTCGATGTACGTAATGCCTCGCATACCTCCGTGTTTCCTACAATATTGGAGGCAATATCCCACTTGAATTTACGACAGGTAAATGCAACAAGAATATTATTGATGTTGAGGTTGAATTCAAACCAGGCGGAAACAAACTTATTTCCACATCTCATAGCATATTCGTAATACAATGCAGCCAGATAATCTTCCTGCAATACCGTACTTTCAGCCGGTGTATTCAAATAATCAACGATAAATGTAGAAAGATAAGCCGGAAAATCTTTCGGACTGATTTCTCCGCCTTCCCTTAGAATAGAAATATATTCGATAAGTTCTCCGGCAGAATAGTTTCCCCGTTTGTCTATTTCCGCTTCTTTATCTTTGAGAAGTTTCAACACATTAGCATTATCAAACTTCAGATAAAACAAGTCGATCAACTTCCGGTCTGAAGCAGACAATCCGTTGTAGATTTCAGTTTTAAAATCGGCTACTGTGTAGCTCAGTTTACTGTCTTCCAGCGAAAGCTCCGGCAAACCTGCTACTAAGTAATAGTACTTACTACTCATAGTCGCTTTTTTTAAAATAGCATATCTACTAACTGTGGACGCAAGAACGCTTTGAAGTAGTTCATGAATTCTTCTTCTCCGAAGTTCACTTTATAAGAACCGTCCGCCGGAGAAACAGTAAATAAAGTCTTGATACCGTTCACCTGCTGTATAGTCACTCCCTTATCCAACAATGCTTTTGCGTGAGCTGCAAAATACTTTTTCAGTGATTCCGCATCGGCAGTGGAAATGACAATGGGTTCATCCACACTCCATTTTGAAGCCAATGCAACGATAAACGCATTCAGATAATCTTTATCCTGAGCGAAGTCCTTCACGGAAGCAGTTACTAACTTGTCAGTTACCATAGTAGCAACCTCAGATTTGAGTGCATTTACAGCCTGACCGGCAAACAGTTTTAACTCTGATTTTGTATTTTCCACCAATTCGTCGGCAGATTTACGAGAGGAATTAACGATTGATTCTGCCTCTTTGCGTGCATCCTCAATAATTTTTTTTGCTTCTTCCTGAGCATTCGCGATAAGTCTCTGCGCTTCTTCGTTTCCTTTTTCCACGCCTTCACGATAAATCTTATCGGTCAACTCTTGAATTTTGTTTTCCATATCAACAGGAGTATTTAGTATTATTACTATATTAATTGTGTACCTTTCTTAGATTCTCGCCAAATTTACAAAAATCAATTTGATAAAAAAGAGAAAGATGGAAAGAAAAAAGGTAACCTTGCAAAAAAATCACAGTTATATACCGATTTTATACCGTTTCTTCCCTTTTCATATAACGAAATGACACATTTCTTGATTTCTCAAACGAGAAAGCAAATATATAAAAACGCGGAAAACAGAAAGCCCCTTGACTCATTGCTGAATCAAGGGGCTTCTTCAAAAACGGCGGCTACCTACTCTCCCACTGTTACGCAGTACCATCGGCGTGACGAGGCTTAACTTCTCTGTTCGGAATGGGAAGAGGTGGAACCCTCGTGCTATAACCACCTGAATAAGGGTATGACATGATGAAAAGTAAAATCTCAGTGTATTACCCGTTTCCGAAGTAATCCGCTAAACGTATATATCGCGATCCGTACAAGTCCAAAAGAAAGTGGACGGGCAATTAGTAATGCTCGGCTATGATGTTACCACCTGTACACCTGCATCCTATCAACGTCATCGTCTTTGACGACCCTAAGAAATCTAATCTTGTGGCTGGCTTCGTACTTAGATGCTTTCAGCACTTATCCAATCCCGACTTAGATACCCAGCAATGCACCTGGCGGCACAACTGGTAAACCAGAGGTCAGTCCAACACGGTCCTCTCGTACTAGTGTCAGAGCCACGCAAATTTCATACGCCCACGATAGATAGAGACCGAACTGTCTCACGAC
This window encodes:
- a CDS encoding V-type ATP synthase subunit A, with protein sequence MATKGTVSGVIANMVTLVVDGPVAQNEICYISTGGDKLMAEVIKVVGSHVYVQVFESTRGLKVGAEAEFTGHMLEVTLGPGMLSKNYDGLQNDLDKMDGVFLKRGQYTYPLDKERVWHFVPLVNAGDKVQASAWLGQVDENFQPLKMMAPFTMKGTATVKTIMPEGDYKIEDTIAVLTDEEGNDIPVTMIQRWPVKRAMTNYKEKPRPFKLLETGVRVIDTLNPIVEGGTGFIPGPFGTGKTVLQHAISKQAEADIVIIAACGERANEVVEIFTEFPELVDPHTGRKLMERTIIIANTSNMPVAAREASVYTAMTLAEYYRSMGLKVLLMADSTSRWAQALREMSNRMEELPGPDAFPMDISAIISNFYGRAGYVKLNNDETGSITFIGTVSPAGGNLKEPVTENTKKVARCFYALEQDRADKKRYPAVNPIDSYSKYIEYPEFEAYIKEHINGEWIGKVNELKTRLQRGKEIAEQINILGDDGVPVEYHVIFWKSELIDFVILQQDAFDEIDAVTPMERQEDILNMVIDICHTEFEFDNFNEVMDYFKKMINICKQMNYSKFKSEQYEGFRQQLKELIAERSINS
- a CDS encoding DUF2764 domain-containing protein — protein: MSSKYYYLVAGLPELSLEDSKLSYTVADFKTEIYNGLSASDRKLIDLFYLKFDNANVLKLLKDKEAEIDKRGNYSAGELIEYISILREGGEISPKDFPAYLSTFIVDYLNTPAESTVLQEDYLAALYYEYAMRCGNKFVSAWFEFNLNINNILVAFTCRKFKWDIASNIVGNTEVCEALRTSSARDFGLSGEVDVFESLVKISEITELVEREKKLDALRWNWMEDTIFFDYFTIERIFAFLLKLEMIERWISLDKERGNQLFRSIIESLKNEVQIPAEFR
- a CDS encoding V-type ATP synthase subunit E family protein, with the protein product MENKIQELTDKIYREGVEKGNEEAQRLIANAQEEAKKIIEDARKEAESIVNSSRKSADELVENTKSELKLFAGQAVNALKSEVATMVTDKLVTASVKDFAQDKDYLNAFIVALASKWSVDEPIVISTADAESLKKYFAAHAKALLDKGVTIQQVNGIKTLFTVSPADGSYKVNFGEEEFMNYFKAFLRPQLVDMLF